In Ensifer canadensis, a genomic segment contains:
- a CDS encoding cytochrome ubiquinol oxidase subunit I, which translates to MFENFDATILARIQFAFTVSFHIIFPAFSIGLASYLAVLEALWLWKKDEVYLELFNFWKTIFAVAFGMGVVSGIVMSYQFGTNWSVFSDKAGPIIGPLMGYEVLTAFFLEAGFLGVMLFGLNRVGPKLHFLATAMVAIGTLISATWILSANSWMQTPRGFEINAVGQFVPVDWWAIVFNPSFPYRLVHMVLAAYLTTAFVVGACGAWHLIRKTAPRRARKMFSMAMWMAAIVAPIQIFAGDMHGLNTLEHQPAKVMAMEGHYQSHPDGAPLILFGIPNSAEKRVDYAIDVPKLSSLILKHDLNAPLAGLDTIPDELHPPVGIIFWSFRVMVGLGFAMLGIGLWSLWCRYRGTLDSNAWLHRAAVLMGPAGFVAVLAGWITTEVGRQPYTVYGHLLTADSVAPIAAPAVGASLLAFIIVYFFVFGAGTFYILRLMARLPRDPTPDLDEGPIRTAGAALANPHGGHHGH; encoded by the coding sequence GTGTTTGAAAATTTCGATGCGACGATACTTGCCCGCATCCAGTTCGCCTTCACCGTCTCGTTCCACATCATCTTCCCCGCCTTTTCGATCGGGCTTGCGAGCTACCTTGCGGTGCTCGAAGCGTTGTGGCTGTGGAAGAAGGACGAGGTCTATCTCGAGCTCTTCAATTTCTGGAAGACGATCTTTGCCGTCGCCTTCGGCATGGGCGTCGTCTCCGGCATCGTCATGTCCTACCAGTTCGGCACCAACTGGAGCGTCTTTTCCGACAAGGCAGGGCCGATCATCGGGCCGCTGATGGGCTACGAGGTGTTGACCGCCTTCTTCCTCGAGGCGGGGTTCCTGGGCGTCATGCTCTTCGGCCTCAACCGCGTCGGCCCGAAACTGCATTTTCTGGCGACTGCCATGGTCGCGATCGGCACGCTGATCTCGGCCACCTGGATCCTTTCGGCAAATTCGTGGATGCAGACGCCGAGGGGCTTCGAGATCAATGCGGTCGGCCAGTTTGTGCCGGTCGATTGGTGGGCTATCGTCTTCAACCCGTCCTTTCCCTATCGCCTGGTGCACATGGTGCTTGCCGCCTATCTGACGACCGCCTTCGTCGTCGGCGCCTGCGGCGCCTGGCACCTCATCCGCAAGACGGCGCCGCGCCGGGCGCGAAAGATGTTCTCGATGGCGATGTGGATGGCGGCGATCGTTGCGCCGATCCAGATCTTTGCCGGCGACATGCACGGCCTCAACACGCTGGAACATCAACCGGCCAAGGTGATGGCGATGGAAGGCCACTACCAGAGCCACCCGGACGGCGCGCCGCTCATCCTCTTCGGCATTCCCAATTCCGCCGAAAAGCGCGTCGACTACGCCATCGACGTGCCGAAGCTGTCGAGCCTCATCCTCAAGCACGATCTCAATGCGCCGCTTGCCGGCCTCGACACCATTCCCGACGAACTGCATCCGCCTGTTGGTATCATCTTCTGGTCGTTCCGCGTCATGGTCGGCCTCGGCTTCGCCATGCTCGGTATCGGGCTGTGGAGCCTGTGGTGTCGGTATCGCGGCACGCTTGACAGCAATGCCTGGCTACACCGTGCAGCAGTCCTCATGGGCCCGGCCGGCTTCGTCGCCGTGCTTGCCGGTTGGATCACCACGGAGGTCGGCCGCCAGCCCTATACGGTCTACGGCCATCTGCTGACGGCAGACTCGGTCGCACCGATTGCGGCCCCTGCCGTCGGCGCTTCGCTGCTGGCCTTCATCATCGTCTACTTCTTCGTTTTCGGCGCAGGCACTTTCTACATCCTGCGGCTGATGGCGCGGCTGCCGCGTGATCCGACGCCGGATCTCGACGAGGGGCCGATCCGCACGGCCGGTGCCGCCCTCGCCAACCCCCATGGAGGTCATCATGGACATTGA
- a CDS encoding M20 aminoacylase family protein: MKLSSSIDNAMPDLVAIRHDLHAHPELGLEETRTSAFIARHLAELGYEVTTGLAKTGVVGTLRNGSGLRSIGIRADIDALPILEETGLGYASKTPGLMHACGHDGHTTMLLGAARALAERRNFDGTIHLIFQPAEENFGGAKIMMDEGLFEKFPCDAVFALHNEPGLPFGQFALREGPIMAAVDEARITVHGRGGHGAEPQDTADPIVCGASIIMALQSIVSRNIHPMDPSVVTVGAFHAGSASNIIPERAEIVVGIRSFDPAVRDELERRIRMIAEAQAASFGMRATVDYLRSYDATINHKAETDFVRDLAVRFAGADKVIDLARPFMGSEDFAYMLQERPGTYFFLGSKVSGEEKPLHHPAYNFNDDLLPVGAAFWTELAEAYLPTR, translated from the coding sequence ATGAAGCTTTCCTCCTCCATCGACAACGCCATGCCGGACCTCGTCGCCATCCGGCACGATCTGCATGCCCACCCCGAACTCGGCCTGGAGGAGACGCGCACCTCCGCCTTCATCGCCCGGCACCTCGCCGAACTCGGCTACGAGGTGACGACGGGGCTTGCCAAGACCGGCGTCGTCGGGACGTTGCGCAATGGCAGCGGGTTACGTTCGATCGGCATTCGCGCCGATATCGATGCGCTTCCGATCCTTGAGGAAACCGGCCTCGGCTACGCCAGCAAGACACCGGGGCTGATGCATGCCTGCGGCCACGACGGCCACACGACGATGCTGCTCGGCGCGGCACGCGCCCTTGCCGAACGCCGCAATTTCGATGGCACCATTCACCTGATCTTCCAGCCGGCCGAGGAGAATTTCGGCGGCGCCAAGATCATGATGGACGAAGGGCTGTTTGAAAAATTCCCCTGCGACGCGGTCTTTGCGCTTCACAACGAACCGGGCCTGCCCTTCGGGCAGTTCGCTTTGCGCGAAGGGCCGATCATGGCGGCGGTCGACGAAGCGCGGATCACCGTGCACGGACGCGGCGGCCATGGTGCCGAACCGCAGGACACCGCCGACCCGATCGTCTGCGGCGCTTCGATCATCATGGCGCTGCAGTCGATCGTCTCGCGCAACATTCACCCGATGGATCCGTCCGTCGTCACCGTCGGCGCCTTCCATGCCGGCTCCGCCAGCAACATCATCCCGGAGCGCGCCGAGATCGTCGTCGGCATCCGGTCCTTCGACCCCGCCGTGCGCGACGAGCTGGAGCGCCGTATCCGCATGATCGCAGAGGCGCAAGCCGCAAGCTTCGGCATGCGCGCAACGGTCGACTATCTGCGCAGCTACGACGCGACCATCAACCACAAGGCAGAGACGGATTTTGTCCGCGATCTTGCCGTCCGCTTTGCCGGTGCCGACAAGGTGATCGATCTCGCCCGCCCGTTCATGGGCAGCGAGGACTTCGCCTACATGCTGCAGGAGCGGCCGGGGACTTACTTCTTCCTCGGCTCGAAAGTGAGCGGCGAGGAGAAGCCGCTCCATCATCCCGCCTACAACTTCAACGACGATCTTCTGCCCGTCGGCGCCGCCTTCTGGACGGAGCTTGCGGAAGCCTATCTGCCGACGCGCTGA
- a CDS encoding ABC transporter permease, with product MTDQTTHAIAFTPEDLPNARSFFQPHRIVMMLVFAAFVVTVAVFMRWDWLPRYLPRLGWGILISLVMLFSTSILGFLLAVPIGLAQVTGPWFFKLPAKVFCTVIRGTPLLLQLWLLYYGLGSLFPQFPAIRQSFLWPYLREAWPYGVAALTISFAAYEGEVMRGAFAGVPAGELEAAKAYGMSRWTMFRRIWLPRAIHRALPTLNGEAVLQLKSTPLVATITVVDVYAVISKVRQETFLTYEPLLLLALIYMCLTGILVVAFRTFENRIPTRGA from the coding sequence ATGACGGATCAAACCACCCACGCCATCGCCTTCACGCCCGAGGACCTGCCGAACGCGCGCAGTTTCTTCCAGCCGCATCGCATCGTGATGATGCTGGTCTTTGCCGCGTTCGTCGTCACCGTCGCCGTCTTCATGCGCTGGGACTGGTTGCCGCGCTACCTGCCGCGTCTCGGCTGGGGCATTCTCATCAGCCTGGTGATGCTGTTCAGCACATCGATCCTCGGCTTCCTGCTCGCCGTACCGATCGGCCTGGCGCAGGTGACCGGCCCGTGGTTCTTCAAGTTGCCGGCAAAGGTGTTCTGCACCGTCATTCGCGGCACGCCGCTGCTCCTCCAGCTTTGGCTTCTCTATTACGGGCTCGGCTCGCTGTTCCCGCAGTTTCCTGCCATCCGCCAATCCTTTCTCTGGCCGTATCTGCGCGAAGCATGGCCCTATGGCGTCGCGGCGCTGACGATATCCTTCGCAGCCTACGAGGGCGAAGTGATGCGCGGCGCTTTTGCAGGCGTTCCCGCCGGCGAACTGGAAGCTGCCAAGGCCTATGGCATGAGCCGTTGGACGATGTTCCGCCGCATCTGGCTGCCGCGCGCCATCCACCGTGCCCTGCCGACGCTCAATGGCGAGGCAGTGCTGCAGCTGAAATCAACGCCGCTGGTGGCGACGATCACCGTCGTTGACGTCTACGCGGTGATTTCGAAGGTCCGCCAGGAAACGTTCCTGACCTACGAGCCGCTGCTGCTGCTCGCGCTCATCTACATGTGCCTCACCGGCATTCTGGTGGTGGCCTTCCGCACGTTCGAGAATCGCATACCAACCCGTGGTGCATGA
- a CDS encoding ABC transporter permease: MASDSIVNWSLLALSAPGWGGVLLQGFFNSIQIAVGGFALGMALGVGGAFGKLYGGPILRDLLECYTTVVRAVPELVLILLLYYAGTDLLNQLLALFGIGPVDISGLMAGIFVIGVVQGAYSTEVLRGAIKAVPAGQIEAARAYGMSPLKVLRRVTLPAMLPYAIPGLSNLWLIATKDTALLAVVGFSELTLVTRQAAGTTKAYLLFFLAAGALYLALTLISNIFIGMLERHARRGFAEQR, encoded by the coding sequence ATGGCATCGGATTCTATCGTCAACTGGAGCCTGCTCGCACTGTCCGCACCCGGTTGGGGCGGCGTGCTGCTGCAGGGTTTCTTCAACTCGATCCAGATCGCCGTCGGCGGTTTTGCGCTCGGCATGGCGCTCGGCGTCGGCGGCGCCTTCGGCAAACTCTATGGCGGTCCGATCCTGCGTGACCTGCTCGAATGCTACACCACGGTCGTCAGGGCCGTGCCCGAGCTGGTGCTCATCCTTCTGCTCTACTACGCCGGCACCGATCTGTTGAACCAGTTGCTGGCGCTGTTCGGCATCGGCCCGGTCGACATCAGCGGCCTGATGGCCGGCATCTTCGTCATCGGCGTGGTTCAGGGCGCCTATTCGACCGAGGTGCTTCGCGGCGCGATCAAGGCGGTTCCGGCCGGGCAGATCGAAGCCGCCCGCGCCTATGGCATGTCGCCCCTGAAGGTGCTGCGGCGTGTCACCTTGCCGGCCATGCTGCCCTACGCCATCCCGGGCCTTTCCAATCTGTGGCTGATCGCCACCAAGGACACGGCGCTTCTGGCCGTCGTCGGCTTCAGCGAACTGACGCTCGTCACGCGCCAGGCGGCGGGCACGACCAAGGCCTATCTGTTGTTCTTCCTTGCGGCCGGCGCGCTCTATCTGGCGCTGACGCTCATCTCCAACATCTTCATCGGCATGCTGGAACGACATGCGAGGCGCGGTTTCGCGGAGCAGCGATGA
- a CDS encoding transporter substrate-binding domain-containing protein codes for MKKTLKVLAVAAAIAVSGGIAASAEALKVGVAAEPYPPFTAPDANGNWEGWEVEFMKAVCAEAKLECVLTPVAWDGIIPALTSKKIDMIMSSMSITDERLKTIDFSDKYYNTPTGVIGTKGVDFKPTPEGLAGKTIGVQVSTVHQAYAAKHFASAGIEVKEYQTQDEANNDLAAGRVDAVQADAIALKAFLATDQGKECCDYKGDVAEDVAVIGPGVGVGLRKGETELKDKLNTAIKAIRDNGTYDTFSKTYFDFDIYGK; via the coding sequence ATGAAGAAGACATTGAAAGTCCTGGCGGTTGCGGCCGCCATCGCCGTCAGTGGCGGCATCGCCGCTTCGGCGGAAGCATTGAAGGTCGGCGTCGCCGCCGAGCCTTACCCGCCCTTCACTGCGCCGGATGCGAACGGCAACTGGGAAGGCTGGGAAGTCGAGTTCATGAAGGCCGTCTGTGCCGAGGCGAAGCTCGAATGCGTGCTGACCCCCGTCGCCTGGGACGGCATCATCCCGGCGCTGACCTCGAAGAAGATCGACATGATCATGAGTTCGATGTCGATCACCGACGAGCGGCTGAAGACGATCGACTTCTCCGACAAGTACTACAACACACCGACCGGCGTCATCGGCACCAAGGGCGTCGACTTCAAGCCGACGCCTGAAGGCCTTGCTGGCAAGACGATCGGTGTCCAGGTCTCGACCGTGCACCAGGCCTATGCCGCCAAGCATTTCGCCTCGGCCGGCATCGAGGTCAAGGAATACCAGACGCAGGACGAGGCCAACAACGATCTGGCCGCCGGACGCGTGGACGCGGTCCAGGCGGACGCGATCGCGCTCAAGGCCTTCCTTGCGACGGACCAGGGCAAGGAGTGCTGCGACTACAAGGGTGATGTGGCCGAGGACGTGGCCGTGATCGGCCCGGGCGTCGGCGTCGGCCTGCGCAAGGGCGAGACCGAACTCAAGGACAAGCTCAACACCGCGATCAAGGCGATCCGCGACAACGGCACCTACGACACGTTCTCGAAGACGTACTTCGACTTCGACATCTACGGCAAATAA
- a CDS encoding ABC transporter ATP-binding protein yields the protein MTDAAQAIAVTDLHKRFGPLEVLKGVSLTAKQGDVIAIIGGSGSGKSTFLRCINMLELPSAGTVSVHGEKIRMKPDGRGGLVPEDRKQVQRIRSQLGMVFQSFNLWQHMTILENVIEAPIHVLGKPKAEVIATAESLLKRVGLYEKRDAYPAFLSGGQQQRAAIARALAIQPLVMLFDEPTSALDPELVGEVLSVIGDLAREKRTMILVTHEMKFARDVANHIIFLHNGVIEEQGSPEAIFGAPRSERLKKFISSIH from the coding sequence ATGACGGATGCGGCCCAGGCAATCGCGGTCACTGACCTGCACAAGCGTTTCGGGCCATTGGAAGTGCTGAAGGGAGTTTCGCTCACAGCGAAACAGGGCGACGTCATCGCCATCATCGGCGGCAGCGGCTCCGGCAAGTCCACCTTCCTGCGCTGTATCAACATGCTGGAACTGCCGTCCGCCGGCACTGTCAGCGTACACGGCGAAAAGATCCGGATGAAACCGGACGGCCGCGGCGGACTTGTCCCGGAAGACCGAAAACAGGTCCAGCGCATCCGCAGCCAGCTCGGCATGGTCTTCCAGAGCTTCAATCTCTGGCAACACATGACAATCCTCGAAAACGTCATCGAGGCGCCGATCCATGTGCTCGGCAAACCGAAGGCCGAGGTGATCGCCACCGCCGAATCGCTGCTCAAGCGCGTCGGGCTCTATGAAAAACGCGATGCCTATCCGGCTTTCCTGTCGGGCGGTCAGCAGCAGCGTGCCGCCATCGCCCGCGCGCTCGCCATCCAGCCGCTGGTCATGCTCTTCGACGAACCGACCTCGGCGCTCGATCCTGAACTGGTCGGCGAAGTGCTCTCGGTGATCGGCGATCTCGCTCGCGAGAAGCGCACGATGATCCTCGTCACCCACGAGATGAAGTTCGCGCGCGACGTCGCCAATCACATCATCTTTCTGCACAACGGCGTCATCGAGGAACAGGGCTCGCCTGAGGCCATCTTCGGCGCGCCCAGATCCGAAAGGCTCAAGAAGTTCATCAGCTCCATTCACTGA
- a CDS encoding TetR family transcriptional regulator C-terminal domain-containing protein — protein sequence MNRRAFHRAPEGERRQELIEATLDCIAEFGLKGATVRQIAIRAGVTAGLVRHYFESKDQMVAEAYRAVIASLTDKAAHVEGDPETRLRDFIAINLTEPVADSRSISLWAAFISQVRVDPILAEIHRDGYLTFRNTLQDLLADFLAVKNKPADAETCRAYAIAINGLVDGLWIEGCLAGDLFREGELVAIAMASVEALLGTSIGSDKQ from the coding sequence ATGAATCGTCGCGCGTTTCACCGGGCCCCTGAAGGAGAACGCCGCCAGGAGCTGATCGAAGCGACGCTCGATTGCATCGCCGAATTCGGCCTGAAGGGTGCGACAGTGCGCCAGATCGCTATCCGCGCCGGGGTGACGGCTGGGCTGGTCCGGCACTATTTCGAATCGAAGGACCAGATGGTCGCCGAGGCCTACCGTGCGGTGATCGCGTCGCTGACCGACAAGGCCGCCCATGTCGAAGGCGACCCGGAAACGCGGCTGAGGGACTTCATCGCCATCAACCTGACCGAGCCGGTCGCCGACAGCCGCAGCATCTCGCTCTGGGCGGCTTTCATCAGCCAGGTCCGCGTCGACCCGATCCTCGCCGAAATCCACCGGGACGGCTACCTGACCTTTCGCAACACGCTGCAGGACCTGCTTGCCGATTTCTTGGCGGTGAAGAACAAACCGGCCGACGCGGAAACCTGCCGCGCCTACGCGATCGCGATCAACGGCCTCGTCGACGGCCTGTGGATCGAAGGGTGCCTGGCGGGAGATCTGTTTCGGGAAGGCGAACTGGTCGCCATCGCCATGGCCTCGGTCGAGGCGCTGCTCGGCACCTCGATTGGCAGTGACAAACAATGA
- a CDS encoding pyridoxal phosphate-dependent aminotransferase has protein sequence MRYASITERLADLGSGKWSLHIRARQLKASGADIIELTIGEPDVPPDRALLDECQRAMNAGRYRYSNGRGEHAVVAALVEKYRRRRADVTTENVMCFPGTQTALFGVMLGLVEAGDAVLVGDPLYATYEGVIQSTGAHHVLVPLKPEFGFHMQAADIEKAITPECRVLLLNTPHNPTGAVLTAAEIAEIGEVARRHDLWIVCDEVYEELVFDAVFASPFDNPDLAERTIVVSSISKSHAAPGFRSGWAVGPEEFTNRLLPVSETMLFGVQPFIADMTAYALTHDIDTARRMRETYKSRSRRIVEGLANAPGILVLPPEAGMFTLIDVSATGMTGEAFAWALLEEEGVAVMPGSSFGDEAQNFLRVSLTVPDKDIDEACRRITVLAERATLRQERRA, from the coding sequence ATGCGGTATGCATCGATCACCGAACGCCTCGCCGACCTCGGTTCGGGAAAATGGTCGCTGCACATCCGTGCGCGGCAACTGAAGGCGAGTGGTGCCGATATCATCGAGCTGACGATCGGCGAGCCGGACGTGCCGCCGGACCGCGCTCTGCTCGATGAATGCCAGCGTGCCATGAATGCCGGTCGCTATCGTTATTCCAACGGCCGCGGCGAGCATGCGGTCGTGGCGGCGCTCGTCGAGAAGTACCGCCGTCGCCGCGCCGATGTCACCACCGAAAACGTCATGTGCTTCCCGGGCACGCAGACGGCGCTCTTCGGCGTCATGCTGGGCCTGGTCGAGGCCGGCGATGCCGTTCTCGTCGGCGATCCGCTCTACGCCACCTATGAGGGCGTCATCCAGTCGACGGGCGCCCATCACGTGCTGGTGCCGCTGAAGCCGGAGTTTGGTTTTCACATGCAGGCCGCCGATATCGAGAAGGCGATCACGCCGGAATGCCGGGTGCTGCTGCTCAACACGCCGCACAATCCGACCGGGGCCGTACTGACCGCGGCTGAAATCGCCGAGATCGGCGAGGTCGCGCGCCGCCACGATCTCTGGATCGTCTGCGACGAGGTCTACGAGGAATTGGTGTTCGACGCCGTGTTTGCCTCTCCGTTCGACAATCCGGATCTGGCCGAGCGCACTATCGTCGTGTCGTCGATCTCCAAGTCGCATGCAGCGCCAGGCTTCCGCAGCGGCTGGGCCGTCGGGCCGGAGGAGTTTACCAATAGGCTTCTGCCGGTGTCGGAAACCATGCTGTTCGGCGTGCAGCCGTTCATTGCCGATATGACGGCTTACGCGCTGACGCATGACATCGATACGGCGCGGCGGATGCGCGAGACCTACAAGTCTCGCTCGCGCCGCATCGTCGAGGGCCTCGCCAATGCGCCAGGCATCCTGGTCTTGCCACCGGAGGCTGGCATGTTCACGCTGATCGACGTGTCGGCCACCGGCATGACCGGCGAAGCCTTCGCCTGGGCGCTTTTGGAGGAAGAGGGGGTCGCGGTGATGCCGGGATCCTCCTTCGGTGACGAGGCGCAGAACTTTCTGCGCGTCAGCCTGACCGTGCCCGACAAGGACATCGACGAGGCTTGCCGTCGCATCACCGTGCTTGCCGAGCGCGCCACACTGCGTCAGGAGCGCCGCGCATGA